A genomic region of Saccopteryx bilineata isolate mSacBil1 chromosome 1, mSacBil1_pri_phased_curated, whole genome shotgun sequence contains the following coding sequences:
- the LOC136320891 gene encoding secretoglobin family 1D member 1-like has product MRPVLCVLLVTLAFSCYEANKIVCPAVHSHVRSLFLDSVSGYRKELQRYGAPPEAVEAKVKVKKCLDKMSPEDTLKVVSYVMRTEDACNRQI; this is encoded by the exons ATGAGGCCAGTGTTGTGTGTCCTGCTGGTCACTCTGGCGTTTTCCTGTTATGAGG CAAATAAAATAGTCTGCCCAGCAGTTCATTCTCATGTGAGGAGCTTATTTTTGGATTCTGTCAGCGGTTACCGTAAGGAACTTCAGAGATACGGTGCACCTCCGGAAGCTGTCGAGGCCAAGGTGAAAGTGAAGAAGTGCTTGGATAAGATGTCTCCTGAAGACACATTGAAAGTTGTCAGCTATGTG atGCGCACGGAAGATGCATGTAACAGACAGATTTAA